Proteins encoded within one genomic window of Marinobacter halotolerans:
- a CDS encoding integrin, with translation MLLSNNRCSAARAFSRRSVAFVALPAVFALLTACGGGGSGGNDEEIVAVEAPNNVSLSVEAIKTFRFDWTDVENATRYQLLENPDGLSDFTRVGEDVPQGTQTLGFEVPLHTRINAQYKLRACSINSCTDSDPVSVSGNLAEGIGYFKASNAEEFDFFGAAVSLSANGNTLAVGADREDSSATGVNGDESDNSVTQAGAVYIFARTDAGWNQVAYLKASNTGAFDSFGEDVSLSADGNTLAVGAPDEDSSATGVNGDESDNSVTRAGAVYIFARTNAGWNQVAYLKASNAEASDSFGEAVSLSADGTTLGVGAGGEDSGATGVNGDESDNSVSRAGAVYVFTRTDAGWNQVAYLKASNTGENDEFGEAISLSADGTTLAAGALGEDSSAKGVNGDETDNTAIEAGAVYIFARTNAGWNQVAYLKASNAEADDIFGDAVSLNADGTTLAVGASEEGSSATGVNGDESDNSADGAGAVYVFARTAGGWSQAAYLKASNTDVDDSFGNDVSLSSDGTILAVGADEEESLAIGINGDEADNSAPLGSGAVYIFERKASGWSQTSYVKASNTEDADDFGEALSLSGNGRVLAVRSDSEDSSATGIGGDQTDNTASGAGAVYLY, from the coding sequence ATGTTGTTATCGAATAACCGTTGTAGTGCGGCCAGGGCTTTCAGTCGCCGATCAGTCGCTTTTGTCGCTCTGCCCGCAGTTTTTGCGCTGCTCACCGCCTGTGGCGGTGGAGGCAGTGGTGGTAATGACGAAGAGATCGTGGCCGTGGAAGCGCCGAACAATGTCTCCCTGAGCGTTGAGGCCATCAAGACCTTCCGCTTCGACTGGACGGATGTGGAAAACGCCACTCGCTACCAGCTGCTGGAAAACCCGGATGGCCTATCGGACTTCACTCGGGTGGGCGAAGACGTTCCCCAGGGCACGCAAACTTTGGGCTTCGAAGTGCCCCTCCATACCCGCATCAATGCCCAGTACAAATTGCGCGCCTGCTCCATCAACAGTTGCACCGACTCGGATCCTGTTTCGGTGAGCGGCAATCTTGCCGAGGGCATTGGCTACTTCAAGGCAAGCAATGCTGAGGAGTTTGATTTTTTCGGAGCAGCCGTCAGTTTGAGCGCCAATGGCAACACGCTGGCCGTGGGTGCCGACAGGGAAGACAGCAGTGCCACGGGTGTCAATGGGGATGAAAGCGACAACTCGGTAACTCAAGCCGGCGCGGTTTACATCTTCGCCCGCACAGACGCTGGCTGGAACCAGGTGGCTTACCTTAAGGCAAGCAACACTGGGGCGTTTGATTCATTCGGAGAAGACGTCAGTTTGAGCGCCGATGGCAATACGCTGGCCGTGGGCGCCCCCGATGAAGACAGCAGCGCCACGGGTGTCAATGGGGATGAAAGCGACAATTCGGTAACTCGAGCCGGCGCGGTTTACATCTTCGCCCGCACAAACGCTGGCTGGAACCAGGTGGCCTATCTCAAGGCAAGCAACGCTGAGGCGTCTGATTCGTTCGGAGAAGCCGTCAGCCTGAGTGCGGATGGCACAACGCTGGGCGTGGGTGCCGGCGGGGAAGACAGCGGCGCCACGGGTGTCAATGGGGATGAAAGCGACAATTCGGTTTCTCGAGCCGGCGCGGTTTACGTCTTCACCCGCACAGACGCTGGCTGGAACCAGGTGGCTTACCTTAAGGCAAGCAACACAGGGGAAAACGACGAGTTCGGAGAGGCCATCAGCCTGAGTGCCGATGGCACAACGCTGGCCGCCGGTGCTCTCGGAGAAGACAGCAGCGCCAAGGGTGTCAATGGGGATGAAACCGACAACACGGCAATTGAAGCCGGCGCCGTTTACATCTTCGCCCGCACAAACGCTGGCTGGAACCAGGTGGCCTATCTCAAGGCAAGCAACGCTGAAGCCGATGATATCTTTGGCGATGCCGTCAGCCTGAATGCCGACGGCACAACGCTGGCCGTCGGTGCCTCCGAGGAAGGCAGCAGCGCCACGGGTGTTAATGGAGACGAAAGCGACAACTCGGCTGACGGCGCTGGCGCAGTGTACGTCTTTGCCCGTACAGCCGGAGGCTGGAGCCAGGCTGCGTATCTCAAGGCCAGTAATACGGATGTGGATGATAGCTTCGGCAATGACGTAAGCCTGAGTTCAGACGGAACGATACTTGCGGTCGGTGCGGACGAAGAGGAAAGCCTGGCCATCGGTATCAACGGTGACGAAGCGGACAATTCGGCGCCACTCGGCTCGGGCGCGGTGTATATCTTTGAGCGCAAGGCCAGCGGCTGGAGCCAGACCAGCTACGTCAAGGCCAGCAATACCGAAGACGCGGATGATTTCGGCGAAGCTCTCAGTCTTAGTGGCAACGGTCGCGTACTGGCGGTGCGCTCGGATTCTGAAGATAGCAGCGCTACCGGTATCGGCGGTGACCAGACCGACAACACGGCAAGTGGTGCTGGCGCGGTCTACCTCTATTGA
- the fliE gene encoding flagellar hook-basal body complex protein FliE, whose amino-acid sequence MVQRADINSVLSEIRNMRSQMMDNQRVQQDNAVRGQIDRPPGVQETQQTPKFSDMLSQAVSSVNEVQKTSSDLKTAYEMGDPNVDITRVMIASEKSSIAFEALTQVRNRVVQSYEDIMNMPI is encoded by the coding sequence ATGGTTCAACGTGCCGACATCAACAGCGTGCTTTCCGAAATTCGTAATATGCGCTCTCAGATGATGGACAACCAGCGGGTTCAGCAGGACAACGCGGTGCGCGGTCAGATTGACCGTCCCCCCGGCGTGCAGGAAACCCAGCAGACGCCGAAATTCAGCGATATGCTGAGTCAGGCGGTCAGCTCCGTGAACGAGGTCCAGAAAACGTCCAGCGATCTGAAAACTGCTTACGAGATGGGTGACCCGAATGTCGATATTACCCGCGTCATGATTGCATCCGAAAAATCCTCAATTGCCTTCGAGGCACTGACCCAGGTGCGAAACCGCGTGGTGCAGTCCTACGAAGACATCATGAATATGCCGATCTAA